In Ipomoea triloba cultivar NCNSP0323 chromosome 7, ASM357664v1, a single genomic region encodes these proteins:
- the LOC116025124 gene encoding uncharacterized protein LOC116025124, which produces MGPHEPYWRTNSSFSPPPTRWDFRFQSEALSFGSHDGAQLYGSSASSNSRESRSWARGNQFTNHQYLVSDGIGAYYSSPSDNSPAQQWTPPAIQEISIDDYGTSRQVLRPLSFSPTMEGTSTARDGRGSTSSRSDSSDSESITKSHSSHRNFPSCRYFMSKPIHPLSIPSETPRREAFDSIPAGFSEFDSTTPRRDKHRFSSASCSIDLEASEPVESDSLSRSFNVSEGFKCGLCDRFLSQRSPWSSRRIVRSGDMPVAGVLSCRHVFHAECLEQTTPKSRKSDPPCPICAKVEEGSSPDQRTFSKFFPRLKPFSEDGPSKPWGCAHAGDCVEGALHAPSRNTLLSLNRNRIRKNLSLKGNPVKEFPGKLRKTGSYSSQLFIGSVDHGTAGSSKAVTGSSLK; this is translated from the exons GCCCAATTGTATGGATCATCAGCTTCATCAAACAGCAGAGAAAGTAGAAGCTGGGCAAGGGGAAACCAATTCACAAATCACCAATATCTTGTATCTGATGGCATTGGTGCGTACTATAGTAGCCCATCTGATAACTCACCTGCTCAGCAGTGGACTCCTCCTGCTATACAAGAAATCAGCATTGATGATTATGGCACTTCTAGGCAAG TTTTGAGGCCTTTATCCTTCTCACCAACAATGGAG GGAACATCAACTGCTAGGGATGGGAGAGGCTCGACTTCATCCCGATCTGACAGTAGTGATAGTGAATCCATCACCAAGTCACATTCCTCTCATCGTAACTTTCCAAGTTGCCGTTACTTTATGTCCAAACCCATTCACCCCTTGTCAATTCCATCTGAAACGCCTAGAAGAGAAGCATTTGACAGCATCCCTGCAGGTTTTTCCGAATTTGATTCGACCACTCCACGGAGAGATAAACACCGCTTCAGCAGTGCTAGTTGCAGTATCGACCTGGAGGCTTCCGAGCCTGTTGAATCTGACTCTTTAAGTAGGTCTTTTAACGTCTCAGAAGGTTTCAAATGTGGATTGTGCGATAGGTTTCTATCGCAGAGATCGCCTTGGAGTTCCCGGCGAATCGTCCGAAGCGGAGACATGCCGGTTGCTGGGGTCCTTTCATGCCGCCATGTATTCCACGCTGAATGTCTGGAACAAACAACGCCGAAGTCACGTAAGAGCGACCCTCCATGCCCAATATGCGCCAAGGTCGAAGAGGGAAGCTCTCCAGATCAACGCACCTTCTCAAAGTTCTTCCCCCGGCTTAAACCCTTTTCTGAAGACGGGCCATCCAAACCATGGGGCTGTGCTCACGCCGGAGATTGTGTCGAAGGGGCTCTACACGCACCCTCCCGGAACACCCTTCTCTCACTCAACCGCAATCGAATACGAAAGAACCTATCTTTGAAGGGAAATCCCGTCAAAGAATTCCCGGGGAAGCTGAGGAAAACCGGCTCATATTCATCGCAATTATTTATCGGATCGGTGGATCACGGGACCGCTGGATCTTCAAAGGCGGTGACAGGCTCGAGCTTGAAGTAA